A part of Trichocoleus sp. FACHB-46 genomic DNA contains:
- a CDS encoding STAS domain-containing protein, whose protein sequence is MSPVLKVIQPVGILDGTQVNHLRQEINNAVTASTDIVLIDLENVTFMDSSGLGALVIALKSVRSAGGKLFLCSINDQVKMLFQLTSMDRVFEIFPNRAEFNQAVLLPN, encoded by the coding sequence ATGAGTCCTGTGCTTAAAGTAATTCAGCCTGTCGGTATTCTTGATGGTACGCAAGTCAATCATCTCCGTCAGGAAATTAATAACGCTGTAACAGCAAGTACAGATATTGTCTTAATTGATTTGGAAAATGTTACGTTTATGGACAGCTCTGGCTTAGGAGCTTTAGTCATTGCGCTGAAGAGTGTCCGTTCGGCTGGGGGTAAGCTCTTTCTTTGCTCGATCAATGACCAAGTCAAGATGCTGTTTCAATTAACGAGTATGGATCGAGTCTTTGAGATTTTTCCGAATCGAGCTGAGTTTAATCAGGCAGTTTTATTGCCTAATTAG
- a CDS encoding response regulator, which produces MNNDSSLKFLLVEDNPVNQKVTLYQLKSLGYLADVSASGQEALARMAESDYDIILTNCEMSGMDGYALTEAIRRLEIDAVGDRSLPVIVLAMNADNTPQEQSRCLAVGMNDVLSKPVRKDELALKLEQWSQKIFTARSQGLTSEVPLEHPAPAASPDQDGSNPPLDWEHLHQMSDDSYEFEIELLTVFVEDAQVHLKAVTTAIAESNYWEVEQAAHHIKGASANVGAKTMQAAAAEIEQQARRQKLEGTAQLLTEIEQALTSIEKFVQKNS; this is translated from the coding sequence ATGAATAATGACTCCAGCTTAAAATTTTTACTGGTTGAAGATAATCCAGTTAATCAAAAAGTCACTTTGTACCAGCTCAAAAGCTTGGGCTACCTAGCTGATGTGAGCGCTAGTGGCCAAGAGGCGCTAGCACGCATGGCTGAGTCTGACTACGACATCATACTGACTAACTGTGAAATGTCAGGTATGGATGGCTATGCTTTGACTGAAGCAATTCGTCGCTTAGAAATAGATGCTGTAGGTGATCGCTCCTTGCCCGTAATAGTGCTGGCAATGAACGCGGACAACACACCACAGGAGCAATCTAGATGCTTGGCGGTGGGGATGAATGATGTTTTGAGCAAGCCTGTTCGTAAAGATGAATTGGCGCTCAAGCTAGAACAATGGAGCCAAAAGATTTTCACGGCGCGGAGTCAAGGGCTAACCTCAGAGGTGCCGCTAGAGCACCCAGCCCCAGCAGCTTCACCTGATCAAGATGGCTCAAACCCACCGTTGGATTGGGAACATCTCCATCAAATGTCTGATGATAGTTACGAATTTGAAATAGAGTTGTTAACTGTCTTTGTTGAAGATGCTCAAGTCCATTTAAAGGCAGTTACAACAGCGATCGCGGAAAGCAATTATTGGGAAGTTGAGCAGGCCGCTCACCATATTAAAGGTGCTAGTGCCAATGTAGGAGCCAAAACAATGCAGGCAGCAGCAGCAGAAATAGAACAGCAAGCACGTCGGCAAAAACTGGAGGGAACTGCCCAGCTTCTGACCGAAATTGAGCAGGCTTTGACCTCAATAGAAAAATTTGTCCAAAAGAATAGTTAG
- a CDS encoding PP2C family protein-serine/threonine phosphatase: MPRILVIDDDPVIRLVLMRNLQKQGYEVALARNGEEGSELASQLRPALIICDWMMPGRDGLEVCRQVKANPDLSTTFFILLTSRGEVEDRVRGLDSGADDFLSKPIEMNELKARVRAGLRLHQLTQDLQTQKQLLEAELAEAADYVRSLLPPPLLGPPAINTCFIPSRQLGGDCFDYFWLDPDYLAIYLLDVSGHGLGSALPSISVLNLLRSQSLPGVNFYLPDRVLTGLNETFQMSGHNERYFTIWYGVYNKTKRQLVYASAGHPPAILISGEADATTTAKRLKTAGLPIGMFSDAQYVSDRCEVEAGSSLYIFSDGIYEINQPDGETWTLDGFVGLLSDLSQANNISLDTVLGSVRAIGAKETFDDDLSLLQVSFAQGSP; encoded by the coding sequence ATGCCTCGAATTTTAGTCATAGATGACGATCCTGTAATTCGATTGGTTTTAATGAGAAATTTGCAAAAACAAGGTTATGAGGTAGCTTTAGCACGCAATGGTGAAGAAGGAAGTGAGCTAGCTTCGCAACTTCGTCCGGCTCTCATCATTTGCGATTGGATGATGCCAGGACGAGACGGGTTAGAAGTCTGTCGCCAGGTGAAGGCGAACCCAGATTTGTCTACAACCTTTTTTATTTTGTTGACTTCTCGCGGGGAAGTCGAGGATCGGGTAAGAGGGTTAGATTCCGGTGCTGACGACTTTCTCTCCAAACCGATTGAAATGAACGAGTTGAAGGCAAGAGTAAGAGCGGGATTACGCTTGCATCAGCTCACTCAAGACCTACAGACCCAGAAGCAACTTCTAGAAGCTGAACTAGCGGAAGCAGCTGATTATGTGCGATCGCTCTTGCCCCCTCCTTTACTCGGACCTCCTGCGATCAATACCTGTTTTATTCCTTCTAGACAATTAGGCGGTGACTGTTTCGACTATTTTTGGTTGGACCCCGATTATTTGGCAATTTATTTATTAGATGTATCGGGTCATGGTTTAGGGTCGGCTTTACCCTCAATCTCGGTGCTCAATTTACTGCGATCGCAATCCTTGCCTGGTGTTAACTTCTACCTGCCCGATCGAGTCCTGACTGGGTTAAATGAAACATTCCAAATGAGTGGGCACAACGAACGGTACTTCACCATTTGGTACGGTGTTTACAACAAAACGAAGCGGCAATTGGTTTATGCAAGTGCAGGCCATCCTCCAGCTATCTTAATTTCAGGCGAAGCTGACGCTACAACCACAGCTAAACGCTTGAAAACAGCAGGTTTACCAATTGGTATGTTTTCTGATGCTCAATATGTGAGCGATCGCTGTGAAGTCGAGGCTGGAAGTAGCCTTTACATTTTTAGCGATGGCATTTATGAAATTAATCAGCCTGATGGTGAAACTTGGACCTTAGATGGTTTCGTTGGCTTACTAAGCGATTTAAGTCAGGCCAACAATATCAGTCTAGATACAGTCTTAGGCTCAGTTCGAGCGATCGGTGCGAAAGAAACATTTGATGACGACTTATCGTTGCTTCAAGTTAGTTTCGCTCAAGGCTCTCCTTAA
- a CDS encoding alternative oxidase, with product MVKFVLRSLVGILVFVIDTFYRDRPYQRFYVLETVARVPYFSYLSVLHLYETLGWWRKADWLKVHFAEAWNELHHLLIMESLGGNRWWIDRFFAQHTALMYYWVMVGLYMVSPRSAYYMMEQIEGHAFHTYDQFVAIHQAELQAQPAPAIAIAYYRDGDLYMFDEFQTCTKPESRRPSVDNLYDVFVNIRDDEAEHVKTMVACQQPDAQTALKSPHNLEVIQLPLEVELVLPTIPAPVTTVEG from the coding sequence ATGGTCAAGTTTGTATTGCGATCGCTGGTAGGCATCCTCGTATTTGTGATTGATACGTTCTACCGCGATCGCCCCTACCAGCGCTTCTACGTCCTAGAAACCGTCGCGCGCGTCCCCTACTTCTCCTATCTCTCCGTCCTACACCTTTACGAAACGCTGGGTTGGTGGCGCAAAGCCGATTGGCTCAAGGTGCATTTCGCTGAAGCCTGGAATGAACTCCACCACTTGTTGATTATGGAATCCTTGGGTGGCAACCGTTGGTGGATTGATCGGTTCTTTGCCCAGCACACCGCTCTAATGTACTACTGGGTGATGGTGGGTCTGTATATGGTCTCGCCGAGGTCAGCCTACTACATGATGGAGCAGATTGAAGGGCACGCCTTCCACACCTATGACCAGTTTGTCGCTATCCATCAAGCTGAGCTACAAGCTCAACCCGCTCCTGCCATTGCGATCGCCTACTACCGCGATGGCGACCTCTACATGTTTGATGAGTTCCAGACCTGCACGAAGCCAGAGTCTCGACGGCCCTCTGTAGATAACCTCTACGATGTCTTCGTCAATATTCGCGACGACGAAGCCGAGCACGTCAAGACAATGGTGGCTTGCCAGCAACCGGATGCTCAAACGGCTTTGAAGAGCCCCCACAATCTAGAAGTGATTCAGTTGCCTCTAGAAGTGGAACTGGTGTTACCTACTATTCCTGCACCTGTCACTACCGTTGAGGGCTAA
- a CDS encoding Npun_F5749 family FMN-dependent PPOX-type flavoprotein, whose product MSLAPWRSPLSRALHRNRSQPEARFLQLATIQLNGQPANRTVVFRGFLNDTDQLKFVTDTRSEKTEQIEQNPKAEACWYFIKTREQFRIAGTLTLIHATDPDSALQQARKTAWQELSDAARLQFAWPTPGEPRADTAAFAPQPPDNTEPLPYFCLLLLEPERVDHLELRGEPQNRCLYQRDQNQVWSAQAINP is encoded by the coding sequence ATGTCCCTTGCGCCTTGGCGATCGCCCCTCTCTCGTGCCTTACATCGCAACCGTAGTCAGCCCGAGGCTCGTTTCTTACAATTGGCCACCATTCAACTCAACGGTCAACCTGCCAACCGTACCGTAGTGTTTCGGGGCTTTTTGAATGACACGGACCAATTGAAGTTTGTGACTGATACCCGGAGCGAGAAGACAGAGCAAATTGAGCAGAATCCCAAAGCAGAAGCCTGCTGGTATTTCATCAAAACCAGGGAGCAGTTTCGGATTGCGGGGACTCTCACCTTAATCCACGCCACTGATCCGGACTCAGCACTACAACAAGCACGAAAAACCGCGTGGCAAGAGCTTTCTGATGCAGCGCGTCTACAATTCGCTTGGCCTACACCGGGAGAACCAAGAGCAGATACTGCTGCATTTGCACCTCAGCCCCCCGACAATACAGAGCCATTGCCATACTTTTGCTTACTGCTCCTAGAACCAGAGCGAGTAGATCATCTAGAGCTGCGCGGAGAACCCCAAAACCGTTGTCTCTACCAGCGCGACCAAAATCAAGTTTGGTCTGCTCAGGCGATTAATCCCTAA
- a CDS encoding anti-sigma regulatory factor — translation MHQKHHLRVNTDLNELVQVLSWFEAFNQPHIPKLVWLQCQTALAEGLTNAIRHAHKHQPLETPIDIEVSSSANTLEIRIWDCGPPFDFNAKLEQVDDKVDFDSSSGRGLQILKSVADKLSYSSTEDKRNCLLIVKHYAANEI, via the coding sequence GTGCACCAGAAACATCACTTACGCGTTAATACAGATCTCAACGAACTAGTTCAAGTTCTCTCTTGGTTCGAGGCATTCAATCAACCCCATATTCCTAAATTAGTTTGGCTACAGTGCCAAACTGCTCTAGCAGAAGGGCTTACGAATGCCATTCGACATGCTCATAAACATCAACCTTTAGAAACTCCTATTGATATTGAAGTTAGTTCGTCTGCTAATACTTTAGAGATTCGAATTTGGGATTGCGGTCCACCTTTTGACTTCAATGCCAAGCTGGAACAGGTTGATGACAAAGTTGACTTTGATTCTTCTAGTGGTCGTGGATTACAAATTTTAAAGTCAGTTGCGGATAAGCTCAGCTACAGCTCTACGGAGGACAAGCGCAACTGCCTCCTAATTGTAAAACACTATGCAGCCAACGAAATTTGA
- the nrdJ gene encoding ribonucleoside-triphosphate reductase, adenosylcobalamin-dependent, with product MVQDLERVRPTSQFPETAPTANAVFFRTYSRRTDGRRETWEQVCDRTIEGIAKLGKLTDAEVDLLRRMQYQIKSLPSGRWLWIGGTDWIEKQENFSGAYNCTSTNVIDWRAFGLMMDLAMQGCGTGAILEPKYINRLPAIRNRLNVTVAGEIGTTPAEQRRATTEVKIEGNQVQINVGDSRQGWVKSYQSLLELSSSDRFSGEVQVVVNLSDVRPAGETLKGFGGVANPIKLPELYDRCATILNRAVGRQLNSVECCLLIDAAAVTIVAGNIRRSAGMRQGDSDDAEFATAKDNLWQQDAEGNWRIDPERDALRMANHTRVFHRQPSEQECIEAVRKQFYSGEGAIQYAPEAIARANCDLLDTPEKREKFLKLYGESREAAKSYLKTLLIESKNTTSNGFN from the coding sequence ATGGTTCAAGATCTAGAGCGGGTACGCCCAACTAGCCAATTCCCTGAAACAGCACCCACGGCTAACGCAGTGTTCTTTAGGACTTACAGCCGTAGAACCGACGGTCGGCGTGAAACCTGGGAACAAGTCTGCGATCGTACAATTGAAGGCATCGCCAAACTGGGTAAGCTCACCGACGCCGAAGTCGATTTGCTGCGACGGATGCAATACCAGATCAAAAGCTTGCCATCCGGTCGTTGGCTGTGGATTGGGGGCACCGACTGGATCGAAAAACAAGAAAACTTTTCCGGTGCTTACAACTGCACCAGCACCAACGTGATTGACTGGCGGGCTTTCGGCTTGATGATGGATCTTGCCATGCAAGGCTGCGGCACAGGTGCCATTTTAGAACCCAAGTATATCAACCGCTTACCTGCCATCCGCAACCGATTAAATGTCACCGTTGCAGGCGAAATCGGCACCACTCCCGCCGAGCAGCGCCGCGCCACTACGGAAGTCAAGATTGAAGGCAACCAAGTTCAAATCAACGTGGGGGACAGTCGCCAAGGTTGGGTGAAGTCCTATCAGTCTTTGCTTGAACTTTCTAGCAGCGATCGCTTCTCTGGTGAAGTCCAAGTAGTCGTAAATCTAAGCGATGTCCGTCCGGCGGGCGAAACCTTAAAAGGTTTTGGTGGTGTTGCAAACCCGATCAAGCTCCCCGAACTCTACGATCGCTGCGCCACAATCTTGAACCGCGCCGTGGGTCGCCAGTTAAACTCTGTGGAATGCTGCCTGTTGATCGATGCTGCCGCTGTGACGATTGTCGCCGGAAACATTCGGCGCAGCGCAGGTATGCGTCAAGGGGATAGCGACGATGCAGAATTTGCAACAGCCAAGGATAACCTATGGCAGCAAGACGCAGAAGGTAACTGGCGCATTGACCCCGAACGTGATGCTCTACGGATGGCAAACCATACGAGGGTGTTCCACCGCCAACCCTCTGAGCAGGAGTGTATCGAAGCAGTTCGCAAGCAGTTTTACTCTGGGGAAGGCGCGATTCAATACGCACCAGAAGCGATCGCTCGGGCTAACTGTGACTTACTTGACACCCCTGAGAAGCGAGAGAAGTTTTTGAAACTCTATGGGGAATCTAGAGAAGCAGCCAAGTCTTACTTGAAAACGCTCTTAATTGAGAGCAAAAACACAACAAGTAACGGTTTCAATTAG
- the mrdA gene encoding penicillin-binding protein 2 has translation MATGLSFSSSSATRFVNNIQERTSRGILLTLVMTSLLSACMLRLVQLQLIQGQQNRQLADQNRIRLIPIPADRGNLLDRKGKLLAANRVSRAVYLWPRYQTQAQWQQWATQLGPILNVPAAEILKKLQDVGYHSAMPVRISQNLSPNAFTRLAEQIGELPGLEIRPESARNYPNGDLGAHALGYIGEATADDLKAHPEYPMGMIVGQMGLERLLQSQLQGVWGGRLIEVDAGGKELRLLGNSPTKAGSSVKLTLDLELQKAAEKALNKRRGAVVALDVKTGAVLAMASGPTFDPNIFTRRVASKEWDRLQGEDKPFLNRAFQGYPPGSTFKLVTAVAGLESGKFSPDSTLVSSSYITVGGFQFHEHGSGYGVIGFREAFAVSSNTFFYQMGLSAGPEQISKWAHRLGVGETEVLGFEKAGYGAAPTPAQKEKLYGEPWYAGDTVSMSIGQGLVQATPVEMAVMYSAIANGGSRVKPHLLASQTNTPATQPAKVGLSPSTIATVRNGLIAVVQQGTAKQLNDGSIPLTAGKTGTAEVPGQEDNAVYVGYGPVKDPQIAIAVVVENGGFGAVSAVPIAHEMYKTYFKPSSPAKTKAKPK, from the coding sequence ATGGCTACCGGACTTTCCTTTTCTTCATCCTCTGCAACTCGCTTCGTCAACAATATTCAAGAACGCACCAGCCGTGGAATTTTGTTGACTCTGGTGATGACATCTTTACTGTCAGCCTGTATGTTGCGCTTGGTTCAACTCCAGTTGATTCAAGGGCAACAAAATCGCCAATTGGCCGACCAAAACCGCATTCGCTTGATTCCGATCCCTGCCGATCGAGGCAATCTGCTAGACCGTAAGGGAAAATTGCTGGCGGCTAACCGAGTCTCGCGGGCTGTTTACCTTTGGCCCAGATACCAAACCCAGGCTCAGTGGCAACAATGGGCAACTCAGCTAGGACCCATTTTGAATGTTCCGGCTGCTGAGATCTTGAAAAAACTCCAAGATGTCGGCTATCACTCAGCCATGCCTGTCCGCATCAGCCAAAACCTTAGCCCTAATGCCTTTACCAGACTCGCAGAGCAAATTGGAGAGTTACCAGGTCTAGAAATTCGACCCGAATCAGCGCGTAACTACCCTAACGGCGATCTGGGTGCTCACGCGTTGGGATATATCGGTGAGGCGACCGCAGATGACCTGAAGGCTCACCCTGAGTACCCGATGGGCATGATTGTGGGCCAAATGGGTTTGGAGCGCTTATTGCAATCTCAGTTGCAGGGTGTTTGGGGAGGCCGCTTGATTGAAGTTGACGCAGGCGGTAAGGAACTGCGTTTACTAGGCAATTCTCCGACCAAAGCAGGTTCATCTGTAAAGCTAACCCTGGACTTAGAGTTGCAAAAAGCGGCAGAGAAAGCGCTGAACAAGCGACGGGGGGCTGTAGTAGCGCTGGATGTGAAAACAGGGGCAGTGTTGGCGATGGCGAGTGGTCCTACCTTCGACCCCAATATTTTTACCCGTAGAGTCGCCTCGAAGGAGTGGGACCGATTGCAGGGGGAAGATAAACCGTTTCTGAATCGCGCTTTTCAGGGATATCCACCCGGTAGCACGTTTAAGCTAGTGACGGCAGTGGCGGGTTTGGAATCGGGTAAGTTCTCGCCAGATTCAACTCTGGTTAGTTCGTCCTACATCACAGTGGGCGGTTTCCAATTCCACGAGCATGGTAGCGGCTACGGTGTGATTGGCTTTCGAGAAGCCTTTGCGGTTAGCAGTAATACCTTTTTCTACCAAATGGGTTTATCCGCAGGGCCAGAGCAGATTTCTAAATGGGCGCACCGCTTGGGAGTTGGTGAGACTGAGGTGTTGGGTTTTGAGAAGGCAGGCTACGGTGCGGCTCCTACGCCAGCCCAAAAAGAAAAGCTCTATGGCGAGCCTTGGTATGCTGGCGATACGGTGAGTATGTCAATTGGGCAAGGTTTGGTCCAGGCAACACCTGTGGAAATGGCGGTGATGTATTCAGCGATCGCCAATGGGGGATCGCGAGTCAAGCCCCACTTGCTAGCCTCCCAAACGAATACCCCAGCTACTCAGCCAGCGAAAGTGGGCTTGTCTCCCAGTACCATCGCTACAGTCCGCAATGGCTTAATTGCGGTAGTACAACAGGGAACCGCAAAGCAACTTAACGATGGCTCCATTCCACTAACTGCGGGCAAGACGGGGACAGCAGAAGTGCCAGGGCAGGAAGATAACGCGGTATATGTAGGTTATGGCCCAGTAAAAGATCCGCAAATTGCGATCGCGGTGGTGGTAGAGAATGGCGGATTTGGTGCTGTCTCAGCCGTGCCGATTGCTCATGAAATGTATAAAACCTATTTCAAGCCATCAAGCCCAGCTAAGACCAAGGCGAAACCAAAATAA
- the nrdJ gene encoding ribonucleoside-triphosphate reductase, adenosylcobalamin-dependent, giving the protein MEIIGSDFHCNLAEVHLNQLDPHNPQEQEEAFKAGALSVAALLNHQFVEERYQWSREVDPIVGVSFTGLFDFFVRAFGVDWLHWWEAGRPDTVAGLEFKQKEQAYLSRWKEVVHRVVWEYCDRHDIKRPNRCTTVQPSGTKSLLTGASPGWHPPKAQRYIRRITFRKNDPVALACIEYGYSVVPSQSDKDENGNLLNDPFDPRVTEWLVEIPVEVPWANLPGADQIAIEKFSAEAQFDFYMQVQKHYTAHNTSATVELREDEVEPLAQRIYQAIANQEGYISAALLARFDAPFPRLPFEKIDQETYEQLQQGVQARRRTDNFYTALSRYDSGEATVEGPAGCDSDKCMMPETKN; this is encoded by the coding sequence TTGGAAATTATCGGCTCAGATTTTCACTGCAATTTAGCGGAGGTACATCTTAATCAGCTAGACCCTCATAACCCACAAGAACAAGAAGAAGCGTTTAAAGCAGGAGCGCTCTCTGTGGCAGCGCTGTTGAATCATCAATTTGTGGAAGAGCGCTATCAATGGTCACGGGAAGTTGACCCGATTGTTGGGGTTTCTTTCACTGGGCTGTTTGACTTTTTTGTCAGAGCTTTTGGTGTGGACTGGTTGCACTGGTGGGAAGCAGGCAGACCCGATACAGTGGCTGGCTTAGAGTTTAAGCAGAAGGAGCAAGCCTATCTGTCACGCTGGAAAGAAGTTGTGCATCGGGTAGTGTGGGAATACTGCGATCGCCACGACATCAAGCGTCCTAACCGTTGTACCACTGTGCAGCCTTCCGGTACTAAATCATTACTGACAGGCGCATCTCCCGGTTGGCACCCACCTAAAGCTCAACGCTACATTCGCCGGATTACGTTCCGCAAGAATGATCCTGTGGCACTGGCTTGTATTGAATACGGTTACAGCGTGGTGCCGTCTCAGTCTGATAAAGACGAAAATGGCAACCTGCTGAATGATCCTTTTGACCCACGGGTAACAGAGTGGCTGGTAGAAATTCCAGTCGAAGTGCCTTGGGCCAACTTGCCAGGGGCTGATCAGATCGCGATCGAGAAGTTCTCTGCGGAAGCACAATTCGACTTCTATATGCAGGTGCAGAAGCACTACACCGCCCACAACACCAGTGCCACGGTGGAGCTGCGAGAAGATGAAGTTGAGCCACTAGCCCAACGGATTTATCAGGCGATCGCCAACCAAGAAGGCTACATTAGTGCGGCCCTCCTGGCTCGCTTTGATGCGCCTTTCCCCCGTTTGCCTTTTGAGAAAATTGATCAAGAAACTTACGAACAGTTGCAGCAAGGGGTGCAGGCACGCCGTAGAACCGACAACTTCTATACGGCCTTAAGCCGCTATGACTCTGGAGAAGCCACCGTTGAAGGACCAGCAGGTTGCGATAGCGACAAATGCATGATGCCTGAGACAAAAAACTAG
- the cysE gene encoding serine O-acetyltransferase, translated as MLATLITDFRIIFERDPAARNWLEVLFCYPGLQALLFHRPAHWLYKLGIPFFPRLISHLARFLTGIEIHPGATIGKGVFIDHGMGVVVGETAIVGDYALIYQGVTLGGTGKESGKRHPTLGENVVVGAGAKVLGNIQVGSNVRIGAGSVVLRDVPSDCTVVGVPGRVVYRAGERVGPLEHGRLPDSEAEVIRALVDRIELMEQQLQLLQGRQSLTNSYYREVSEPNYAIAVPVGCSNAAEPEQSNQETEPEVSQTSPSCRLRDKVIEQFLDGGGI; from the coding sequence GTGCTAGCAACCCTAATCACTGACTTCCGCATTATTTTTGAGCGTGACCCAGCGGCTCGTAACTGGTTGGAAGTTTTATTTTGCTATCCAGGTCTGCAAGCATTACTTTTTCATCGACCAGCTCATTGGCTATATAAGCTTGGAATTCCGTTCTTTCCCCGGTTAATCTCCCACCTGGCGCGTTTTCTGACGGGAATTGAGATTCACCCAGGCGCGACGATTGGTAAGGGCGTTTTTATTGACCACGGTATGGGAGTAGTGGTCGGTGAAACGGCGATCGTAGGGGATTACGCCTTAATCTACCAAGGCGTAACGCTAGGGGGTACAGGGAAGGAAAGTGGCAAACGTCACCCAACTCTGGGCGAAAACGTAGTCGTAGGAGCAGGCGCTAAAGTTTTAGGCAACATCCAAGTCGGTAGCAATGTCCGAATTGGGGCGGGTTCTGTAGTGTTGCGGGATGTGCCTTCAGATTGCACTGTCGTTGGCGTTCCAGGTCGAGTTGTCTACCGGGCTGGTGAGCGTGTTGGGCCACTAGAGCATGGCCGCTTGCCAGACTCTGAAGCCGAAGTTATTCGAGCTTTGGTCGATCGCATTGAACTCATGGAGCAACAGTTGCAACTGCTGCAAGGTCGGCAATCTTTGACAAATAGCTATTACCGCGAAGTAAGTGAGCCAAATTACGCGATCGCTGTCCCTGTTGGTTGCTCCAATGCTGCTGAGCCAGAGCAGTCCAATCAAGAGACGGAACCTGAAGTCAGTCAAACTTCACCTAGCTGCCGATTACGCGACAAGGTAATTGAGCAGTTTTTGGATGGCGGCGGTATCTAA